Part of the Gloeocapsa sp. PCC 73106 genome, CCAATTTTTCTTCTGCGGTTAGTTCAGACAAACTCTGATAACCATAATTATCTACGGCGAATTTCACGGCATTTTTGAGCAGTCCTTCGGTATCTGAAGACAACTCTGTGGGAAAAATTTCCCCAGATGCGCGCCAAGTTTTGATTTTTTTACCCGCTTCAAAACCCTGAGGGCGTTTACGTCCTCCTAAAGCGGGTACAGATACGCTAAATTCGTCGTCTTCGGGTTTAACGATTTGGGGTAGTAAATACTCTCTGACTTTGAGTCGAGCCATATAATCGGCGTTACCACCAAGAATGATGTCTGTTCCTCTTCCCGCCATGTTGGTAGCGATGGTGACTGCGCCTTTTCTACCTGCTTGTGCGACGATTTCTGATTCTTTTTCTACGTTTTCTGGACGAGCGTTAAGTAGCTTATGGGGAATTTTCTGTTCTGATAGGAGTGTGGAGAGTACCTCGGATTTTTCTACACTCGTAGTTCCTACTAGTACTGGGCGTCCTTGTTGATACATATTGACACAATCTTCTGCTACGGCGCGCCATTTGGCTTGTTCGGTTTTGTAAACTACGTCTGCTAAATCTTGACGCTTAGAAGGAAGATTGGTAGGAATTATGGTCACCTGGAGGTTATAAACCTTTTCGAATTCCGTTTCTTCTGTTTTAGCGGTACCCGTCATCCCCCCTAATTTGGGATAGAGTAAAAAGAAGTTCTGATAAGTAATCGTAGCTAGGGTTTGGGTTTCTTTTTGAATTTCTACTACTTCTTTTGCTTCGATCGCTTGGTGTAGTCCATCACTCCAGCGTCTTCCAGTTAATACTCTTCCTGTAAACTCGTCTACAATCACGATGTCGCCATTGCGAATCATATAGTTGACGTCTTTGGTGAATAATTCTTTGGCTTTGATGGCGTTGGATATATAATGTGCCCAGGGATTCTCTGGGTCGAATAAGTCAGTCACTCCTATTAGTTCTTCTGCTTTGGCGTATCCTTCGTCTGTCATCAGGACGTTACGGGCTTTTTCGTCTACTTCATAATGTCCTTCTTCTTCGTCGGTTTGTCTGACTAACTGTTTAGCTATTTCCGCCGCTTGCATATATTTTTCTGTAGGGCGTTCTACTTGTCCAGAAATAATCAGAGGGGTTCTGGCTTCGTCGACGAGCACTGAATCTACTTCGTCTATAATACAGTAGTTAAAGGGTCGCTGTACGACTTCTTCGATCGCGGTAGCCATATTGTCCCGCAAATAATCGAAGCCCAGTTCACTATTAGTGGTGTAGGTAATATCACAACCGTAGTTTTTGCGTCTTTCTACTGAACCCATTCCTGCTTGCACTAAGCCCACGGATAAGCCTAGGAAGCGGTGCACTTGTCCCATCCACTCTGCATCTCTACGGGCTAGATAGTCGTTGACGGTGACAACGTGAACTCCTTTGCCGCTGATGGCGTTGAGATAGGCGGGTAGGGTTGATACTAGGGTTTTTCCTTCCCCTGTCTTCATCTCGGCGATTTGACCTTGGTGCAGGACTATACCACCTATCAACTGCACATCATAGTGTCTCAGCCCGAGAACGCGCACAGAAGCCTCTCTGACTACGGCAAAAGCTTCCGGTAGGATTTCTATGAGTACTTCCTCTTCTTCCCGCTCGTTTTTGGCTTTATCTAGTTGTTGCCTAAAATCTGCTGTTTTCTGTCTGAGTTGTTCATCGGATAATTTTTGAATATCTTCCTCGAGTAGATTAATTTCAGCGATTATAGGTTGAATTTTGTTGATTTTACGTGCGTTAGGGTCTCCGAGTAAGGATTTCAACATAAGTAGTTATTGATGGTTTTATTATGCTATTATGTACAATTTTACCAGAAATTTACCTTACTCAAACGTGAACCAGAGAGGGCGATCGCGGTACTTTTGTAGTAATTCGAGCCATGAAATTGATTTCAATCAGTGATTCAAATGAATTTATCTTTCACTTTAATCCGATTCTAATGGGTAAGGTTAATTCGACTCGACGTCAACATAAGCATTTAACTATTCCTGAGGTTATTCAAACTCAGATCATCGATTCTCTGTTACAATCCAATCAACTTAGTTTTTGTACTTTCTATTGTGAAAAAGCTATGCTAAAAACTATTATTTACTCAGATGGTGAAATTACTCAGCAAGTTTCTCAAAATTTAATTATTGATCCTGAGTTACTAACTTCACTCTTTAGGGCGCATTATTGGACGATATCTGAGTTATTACTAGTGCAAAAGTTACCTAAAAAAACTCGAATTAATTTCTGGTTAATACTGGTTCTTTTAGTGAGTTTATTAATAGTTATTTATTTATTTATCAGTTAATTATGGAAAACTTAGCTTGTATTTTAGTAGTAGGTGGTGCTAATGGGGAATATCTACTAGAGTTACTGGAAAACTTTGAAGTTGGACAAAAAAACTTAGTTGATACCCAAAACTTAATAGGTGGTGGTGGAGTAAATTATACCCTTAGATTGCTCAATATGGGCTATCCAGCGTTGCCAATTTTACCTTTGGGTGATGATGAATTGGGAAAGAAAATTCAAACTGAGTTAGTAATAGAATCTCAGAAAGTACTGAGAAAAACGGAGGTTAAAGATTTTATTAGTTCTCCCTTATTTTTGGATTCTCAAATTACAACCCAACTGTCAACGATCGCTATTCAAGGAGATAGCCGCACTATTTTTACTGAAAAACCCCTTGGGGTAGAAACGTTTAAAGAACATATAGAAAAGCAGCTCAATAGTGTAGTTAAACCTCTGTTAATTGAATGTATCGTTATCTGTGATATTCATGCTGATAATGGGGATCTTTATCCTGATAATCAAGGTAAATGCACGGAATATCTAATTAATTCTTTTCAAGATAATGCTTTTATTTATGCTAATTTTGGCAGGAGTCAAATTAATTTAGGTTATCAATTTTGGCAACCAATGTTAGCTAAGCTTAGTATATTACAACTCAATATTAAAGAACTAAAAACACTCTTTGGTGCTGATTATCAAAGTTTAGCGCTTACCGTAGAGACTTTAATTAAAGATAAGATAAATGCTTTAATAACTCTAGATAAATTTGGCTCGATTGGAGTGTATTGGCGAGAACCAACTAGGATTATCTTTGCTCATCCCTATCCTTTAAATGAAGTTAGAGATACTACTGGAGCTGGGGACGCTTTTGGTGCAGGAATCGTTTCTCAACTCTATACAAAACGTAACTTTTCTTGGTTGGATTTTTACGACGCGATCGCTGAAGCTAGAGTATGGTCAGCTTACGCTTGTACTCAGTTAGGAGGAGGGGCTAACTGTCCCAATCCAGAGGAATTATACCAGATGTTCACACCCAATAATTTAGGGATGGAGGTACGCAACCAAGACTCAATCCGAACTATTTTAGATTTATTGGATAAAATTTATGAGTAACTATTGCGCTCAGTCCTGAGTTATGCTATTATTACCTTTGATATCAACCCCATTGAGGATAAAGCCGTTGGCACCGTTAAAACCGTCCAGCGACTTTTTTTTGTTTAATTTTGTGAGGGTGCGATTTTAGAGTTATTGGATAGAATTTACGAGTAACTATTGCGATCAGTCCTGAGTTATGCTATTATGTAGTTAATATTAATTCCATTGATGGCGAAGCCGTTGGTATCATTAAAACTACCCAACGACTTCTTTTTTTTAGTATGAACTTCGTTGAAAGTGCGATCGCTTCTTCCAGCTAAAACTTTAAACCTTTTCCCTTGACATCTTGACAAATACGATAATTTCGCCTATACTATTTT contains:
- the secA gene encoding preprotein translocase subunit SecA; its protein translation is MLKSLLGDPNARKINKIQPIIAEINLLEEDIQKLSDEQLRQKTADFRQQLDKAKNEREEEEVLIEILPEAFAVVREASVRVLGLRHYDVQLIGGIVLHQGQIAEMKTGEGKTLVSTLPAYLNAISGKGVHVVTVNDYLARRDAEWMGQVHRFLGLSVGLVQAGMGSVERRKNYGCDITYTTNSELGFDYLRDNMATAIEEVVQRPFNYCIIDEVDSVLVDEARTPLIISGQVERPTEKYMQAAEIAKQLVRQTDEEEGHYEVDEKARNVLMTDEGYAKAEELIGVTDLFDPENPWAHYISNAIKAKELFTKDVNYMIRNGDIVIVDEFTGRVLTGRRWSDGLHQAIEAKEVVEIQKETQTLATITYQNFFLLYPKLGGMTGTAKTEETEFEKVYNLQVTIIPTNLPSKRQDLADVVYKTEQAKWRAVAEDCVNMYQQGRPVLVGTTSVEKSEVLSTLLSEQKIPHKLLNARPENVEKESEIVAQAGRKGAVTIATNMAGRGTDIILGGNADYMARLKVREYLLPQIVKPEDDEFSVSVPALGGRKRPQGFEAGKKIKTWRASGEIFPTELSSDTEGLLKNAVKFAVDNYGYQSLSELTAEEKLAIAAEKAPTDDPVVQKLRDVYNRIRKEYEHFTSREHDEVVSLGGLYVIGTERHESRRIDNQLRGRAGRQGDPGSTRFFLSLQDNLLRIFGGDRVTGLMNAFRVEEDMPIESKMLTRSLEGAQKKVETFYYDARKQVFEYDEVMNNQRRAIYAERRRVLQGFDIKEQVIQYATKTMDEIVDAYVNPELPPEEWDLENLVGKAQEFVYLLKDIEPKDLEDMTVMEIKTFLHEEIHKAYEIKESEIEKSQPGLMRQAERFFILNQIDNLWREHLQSMDALRESIGLRGYGQKDPLIEYKQEGYEMFLEMMIDIRRNVVYNLFKFQPQIQPQNV
- a CDS encoding carbohydrate kinase family protein; this encodes MENLACILVVGGANGEYLLELLENFEVGQKNLVDTQNLIGGGGVNYTLRLLNMGYPALPILPLGDDELGKKIQTELVIESQKVLRKTEVKDFISSPLFLDSQITTQLSTIAIQGDSRTIFTEKPLGVETFKEHIEKQLNSVVKPLLIECIVICDIHADNGDLYPDNQGKCTEYLINSFQDNAFIYANFGRSQINLGYQFWQPMLAKLSILQLNIKELKTLFGADYQSLALTVETLIKDKINALITLDKFGSIGVYWREPTRIIFAHPYPLNEVRDTTGAGDAFGAGIVSQLYTKRNFSWLDFYDAIAEARVWSAYACTQLGGGANCPNPEELYQMFTPNNLGMEVRNQDSIRTILDLLDKIYE